The following are from one region of the Thermodesulforhabdaceae bacterium genome:
- a CDS encoding protein-glutamate O-methyltransferase produces the protein MADQELSDSLFRKFSELIYEAAGINIHEGKKPLLQARLSKRLRATGIKSFEDYYRYLTNPNNFAEFINFIDAISTNLTYFFREEQHFVFLEEVVLPELVYKKEKEHDRRIRMWSAACSSGEEPYSIAMCVLEYLEKRPVKPGWDFKILATDISTRVLRLAISGVYSGERVQKVPPALRQKYFEKIRQNNEHVYQVSNKLKDVVVFRRLNLKEPYPFKGPFEVIFCRNVMIYFDKPTQQDIINRMASYLAPGGYFFVGHSESLAGLKHDLIYVRPAVYRKR, from the coding sequence ATGGCGGATCAGGAGTTGAGTGATTCCTTATTCAGGAAATTCAGTGAGCTAATATATGAAGCGGCTGGAATAAACATTCATGAAGGAAAAAAACCTCTTCTTCAAGCGAGACTTAGCAAACGTCTTCGAGCCACGGGAATAAAGAGCTTTGAGGACTACTATCGATACCTGACTAATCCCAACAACTTTGCAGAGTTTATCAATTTTATAGATGCTATTTCAACAAATCTCACATATTTTTTCCGTGAAGAGCAGCATTTTGTTTTTCTCGAAGAAGTTGTTTTGCCGGAACTTGTTTACAAGAAGGAGAAAGAACACGATCGACGGATTAGAATGTGGAGTGCGGCATGCTCTTCTGGCGAAGAGCCATACAGTATAGCCATGTGCGTGTTGGAATACCTGGAAAAAAGACCGGTTAAACCAGGTTGGGATTTTAAGATTTTGGCGACAGATATATCCACAAGAGTTCTTCGTTTAGCTATTAGTGGAGTTTATTCTGGGGAAAGAGTTCAAAAGGTTCCACCAGCCCTTCGGCAGAAATATTTTGAAAAGATTCGCCAGAACAATGAGCATGTTTATCAGGTGTCTAATAAGTTAAAGGATGTTGTAGTTTTTAGAAGACTTAATCTCAAGGAACCTTACCCTTTTAAAGGACCTTTTGAAGTTATATTTTGTCGTAATGTTATGATCTACTTTGACAAGCCCACCCAACAAGACATCATAAACCGCATGGCCTCCTACCTTGCGCCGGGGGGATATTTTTTTGTCGGGCATTCGGAAAGTCTTGCAGGTCTTAAACATGATCTAATTTATGTCCGCCCTGCGGTATATCGTAAGCGATAG
- a CDS encoding chemotaxis protein CheD, with protein sequence MARIVVGVGDMAVSNKSDDVLITYSLGSCIGVAVYDPVVRVGGLLHYMLPESSIDPEKAKKNPAMFGDTGIPLLFKMCYSLGATKANMIVKVAGGGQILDENGVFNIGKRNYMILKKLFWRNNVRIAAEDVGGSVNRTMRLHIDSGKVFLKISGDGEIEF encoded by the coding sequence ATGGCAAGAATTGTTGTTGGTGTAGGGGATATGGCGGTGAGCAATAAGTCTGATGATGTGCTCATTACCTATTCCCTTGGATCATGTATTGGAGTGGCAGTTTACGATCCCGTGGTAAGAGTAGGGGGGCTTCTCCATTACATGCTTCCGGAATCATCAATAGATCCTGAAAAAGCCAAGAAAAATCCAGCTATGTTTGGCGATACGGGTATTCCTCTTTTATTTAAGATGTGTTACAGTCTTGGAGCAACAAAGGCTAACATGATTGTTAAAGTTGCCGGGGGTGGACAAATACTTGATGAAAATGGAGTGTTCAATATAGGCAAAAGGAATTACATGATCCTAAAAAAGCTCTTTTGGCGTAATAATGTCAGAATTGCTGCAGAAGATGTGGGTGGGTCTGTTAATAGAACAATGCGGTTACACATTGATTCAGGAAAAGTTTTTCTAAAAATATCTGGAGACGGAGAGATTGAGTTTTAA
- a CDS encoding response regulator translates to MSYNILIVDDSSSMRKVIRKVLQISGFDVGEIFEASNGKEALEVLDSNWVDLILSDIHMPVMDGYQFLEELRKKEDFNNVPVVLITTESDETRLQRAMSLGAQGYIRKPFEPDQIREYLKGIMGEPVYAVGGISEGSDF, encoded by the coding sequence ATGTCATACAATATTTTGATCGTAGACGACTCCAGTTCTATGAGAAAGGTTATTCGTAAGGTTTTGCAGATTTCTGGTTTTGATGTAGGAGAAATTTTTGAGGCATCCAATGGCAAGGAAGCTCTTGAAGTGCTTGATTCAAACTGGGTAGATCTTATTCTTTCAGATATTCACATGCCTGTTATGGATGGTTATCAATTTCTGGAAGAGCTTCGGAAAAAAGAAGATTTTAATAATGTGCCAGTAGTTTTGATAACAACGGAATCTGACGAAACGAGATTACAAAGAGCTATGTCTTTGGGAGCCCAGGGATATATAAGGAAGCCCTTTGAACCCGATCAGATCAGGGAATATCTTAAAGGAATAATGGGAGAACCTGTCTATGCAGTGGGTGGAATTAGCGAAGGAAGCGATTTTTAA
- a CDS encoding chemotaxis protein CheX → MQWVELAKEAIFKTLEKMFYTMPELDSSGEDPSYKGKNKITSHIKLSGDNSKIFIVITLSEPSAYQMAADFMGTIVDKIKREDVEDCLKELANMVGGYCLGSAGGKYMLSLPQIGNPEELKKVEQCQSFPLFVLGEKLGEVTVCVL, encoded by the coding sequence ATGCAGTGGGTGGAATTAGCGAAGGAAGCGATTTTTAAAACCCTCGAGAAAATGTTTTATACTATGCCCGAACTTGATTCTTCGGGTGAAGACCCATCTTACAAAGGCAAAAACAAGATTACTTCTCATATAAAGCTGTCAGGTGATAACTCCAAGATATTTATTGTGATTACTCTTAGTGAACCTTCTGCTTATCAAATGGCGGCTGACTTTATGGGAACGATCGTGGATAAAATAAAGCGTGAAGATGTAGAAGACTGTCTTAAGGAATTAGCTAATATGGTAGGAGGATACTGTTTGGGCTCGGCTGGTGGAAAATATATGTTAAGTCTTCCTCAGATTGGAAACCCTGAGGAATTAAAAAAAGTCGAACAGTGTCAATCCTTCCCTCTTTTTGTGCTTGGGGAAAAGTTGGGTGAAGTAACCGTCTGCGTTTTATGA
- a CDS encoding chemotaxis protein CheD: protein MDFKRNVQKSEYFLRKGYIYIPSVPTLISTVLGSGVSVCLWDRKRQRGGMNYFLYPETHNSLDARPIYGNVATIALVKFFREDGSEIKDIEAQIIGGAVPINASPESTCIARDNIDVARKILKNYGIPIVAEDVGGKKGRKVVFNTFTNEIAILHVDRIRSEDWYPYEGDR, encoded by the coding sequence ATGGACTTCAAGCGAAACGTTCAGAAAAGCGAGTATTTTCTCAGGAAGGGGTATATTTACATTCCCAGTGTGCCTACTCTGATATCAACTGTTTTGGGAAGTGGAGTTTCAGTATGCCTTTGGGATAGGAAAAGACAGCGTGGAGGCATGAACTATTTTTTGTATCCCGAAACGCATAACTCTCTAGATGCTAGGCCTATTTATGGTAATGTGGCGACAATAGCTCTCGTTAAGTTTTTCCGAGAAGATGGCAGCGAGATTAAAGATATAGAAGCCCAAATCATAGGTGGGGCTGTGCCAATAAATGCATCACCGGAATCTACCTGTATCGCTCGAGATAATATCGACGTTGCTCGAAAAATACTCAAAAATTATGGTATTCCTATAGTAGCGGAAGATGTGGGAGGGAAAAAAGGCCGGAAGGTGGTCTTTAATACTTTTACAAACGAAATAGCGATCCTGCATGTTGATCGCATTCGCAGTGAAGATTGGTATCCTTACGAGGGAGATCGTTAA
- a CDS encoding chemotaxis response regulator protein-glutamate methylesterase: MAVIEPKRKIRVLIVDDSAIVRKIFAQELSKYPDIEVVGTAPDPYVARDKIVTLKPDVITLDIEMPRMDGLTFLKKLMKYYPVPTIVVSSLTPKNSAMALEALEAGAVEVMVKPGGSYSVGDMSVQLVEKIRAAAKAKLLKASPHEKPSVETVRETSRLSLAQTTHKVIAMGASTGGTEALKAVLTQMPPTSPGIVIVQHMPPKFTQAFAERLNNLCQVTVKEAQNGDSVVPGVALIAPGNYHMVLKRSGARYYVEVKDGPLVCYQRPSVDVLFHSVARYAGANAIGVIMTGMGRDGASGLLEMKKSGAKTIAQDEETCVVFGMPKEAIKLGAVDVVAPLSEIPRVILGMLQEDEKEQMAKAKN; encoded by the coding sequence ATGGCGGTGATTGAACCAAAGAGAAAAATAAGAGTCCTAATTGTGGATGACTCTGCTATTGTTAGGAAGATTTTTGCACAGGAGCTTTCAAAATATCCCGATATTGAAGTGGTCGGGACGGCTCCAGATCCTTATGTTGCCAGGGACAAAATAGTGACCTTAAAACCCGACGTGATTACTCTTGATATTGAAATGCCCCGAATGGACGGTTTGACCTTTCTCAAAAAACTAATGAAATATTATCCTGTTCCCACAATTGTGGTCAGTTCCCTTACCCCTAAGAACAGTGCAATGGCTTTAGAAGCTCTTGAAGCCGGTGCTGTGGAAGTTATGGTAAAACCAGGGGGATCCTATTCTGTGGGGGATATGAGTGTCCAGTTGGTGGAAAAGATTAGAGCGGCTGCTAAGGCTAAACTATTGAAGGCTTCTCCACATGAAAAACCATCTGTAGAAACCGTAAGAGAAACTTCTAGACTCTCCCTGGCTCAGACAACCCACAAGGTCATTGCAATGGGTGCCTCCACCGGAGGTACAGAAGCGCTCAAAGCCGTTCTGACTCAGATGCCCCCAACATCACCTGGTATCGTGATTGTTCAGCATATGCCGCCCAAATTTACTCAGGCTTTTGCTGAGCGCCTAAATAACCTCTGTCAAGTCACAGTAAAAGAAGCTCAAAATGGAGACTCTGTTGTTCCTGGAGTTGCGCTTATTGCCCCGGGGAACTACCACATGGTTCTTAAAAGAAGTGGTGCAAGATACTATGTGGAAGTGAAAGATGGTCCCCTAGTATGTTATCAGCGTCCCTCCGTTGATGTGCTTTTCCATTCTGTAGCTCGTTATGCAGGCGCTAATGCTATTGGAGTAATCATGACAGGAATGGGACGGGACGGGGCAAGTGGACTGCTGGAAATGAAAAAATCAGGAGCCAAGACTATTGCCCAAGATGAGGAAACTTGTGTAGTCTTTGGGATGCCCAAGGAAGCGATTAAACTTGGAGCAGTAGATGTGGTTGCACCTCTTTCTGAAATACCAAGAGTAATTCTTGGCATGCTACAAGAGGATGAGAAGGAACAAATGGCTAAAGCCAAAAATTAA
- a CDS encoding response regulator, with protein sequence MPSYKDMTVLVVDDFATMRRIVRNILRDLEFKKILEAEDGTAAVDILKTQKVDLIISDWNMPKMTGLELLKWVRSNEDTKDIPFLMVTAEAQKENVIEAVKAKVSNYIVKPFTAQTLAEKLEKIIPKE encoded by the coding sequence GTGCCGTCCTATAAGGATATGACAGTTCTTGTTGTGGATGACTTTGCTACAATGCGAAGGATAGTTCGCAATATATTACGTGACCTGGAGTTCAAAAAAATACTTGAAGCTGAAGATGGAACCGCCGCCGTAGATATTCTAAAAACTCAAAAAGTGGATCTAATTATTTCAGACTGGAATATGCCTAAAATGACAGGGCTGGAACTTCTGAAATGGGTTCGTTCTAATGAAGACACAAAAGACATTCCCTTTCTTATGGTGACAGCCGAAGCTCAGAAAGAAAATGTTATCGAGGCTGTTAAAGCAAAGGTTAGCAATTATATCGTTAAACCATTTACCGCTCAGACTCTCGCAGAAAAGCTAGAAAAGATTATTCCTAAAGAATAA
- a CDS encoding chemotaxis protein CheA yields MSGRSKQELLDRIATSVIAGMDDLMGMGEILNLLDELEAFSLSAQETELVNQLKSIFKKLILEESSDPPKDWETIHETIRMLCDRASEESVILEETDVPPSFTSFQQSDQIQSDERDIEPITIDLMSETPEKESSLEISLDKDKQDEERAAQLVSIPVEDPDLFKDFLEESREHLASIELNIISLEEDPENKEVINAIFRPFHSIKGVAGFLNLKDIHELSHEVENLLDGARSGNFPVTESVIDIVLQAVDILKEQLTTLEAGLAKGEITVQGDARVSKFLKYVRNFDPTQANPPIRIPKVGEILVEKGVVEEEKIEEALQEARQEGKRIGEKLVEKGAAAPKDVALAIREQKQLKESVASIRVDTHKLDNLVDMIGELVIAQSMVLQNPEVQKIKDQKFQKDIVQLRRITGELQRISTSLRMVPIKATFQKMIRLVRDLSRKSGKEVVLQMSGEETEIDRNMVDQIYEPLVHMIRNAVDHGIEPPEERVRSGKPPHGTIFLSAEQKGGNIVIDIRDDGKGLDAEKIRKRAIERGLVQPEDKLDESVLFDLIFHPGFSTKDEVTDVSGRGVGMDVVKRTVEELRGKIEIKSKRGEGTLFQLKLPLTMAIIDGMIIKVGSERYVVPTVSLQESFRPSVDDYRTVHGKGEMINVRGKLMPLVRLHELLGLEPLNYNPWEALLLVVSEDGRDYCLLADEIIGRQEVVIKSLGSALKHVMGISGGAILGDGRVALIIDVKGIVTAFERGIR; encoded by the coding sequence ATGAGTGGACGATCGAAACAAGAATTGCTGGATAGAATAGCCACCAGCGTTATAGCTGGTATGGACGATCTAATGGGTATGGGTGAGATACTCAATCTCCTCGATGAACTGGAAGCTTTTAGCCTTTCCGCTCAAGAGACCGAACTTGTTAACCAGCTAAAAAGTATCTTCAAAAAGCTTATACTTGAGGAATCTTCGGACCCTCCAAAAGACTGGGAAACCATACATGAAACAATTCGTATGCTTTGCGATCGTGCATCTGAGGAATCCGTCATCTTAGAAGAAACTGATGTTCCACCATCTTTTACTTCTTTTCAGCAGTCGGATCAAATACAGTCCGATGAAAGAGACATAGAACCCATTACGATTGACCTAATGAGTGAAACGCCAGAAAAGGAATCATCTCTGGAGATTTCTCTCGATAAGGATAAACAGGATGAAGAGAGGGCAGCTCAGTTGGTTTCTATACCAGTTGAAGACCCTGATCTTTTCAAAGACTTTCTTGAAGAATCTCGAGAACATCTAGCATCTATAGAACTCAACATTATTTCGCTTGAGGAAGATCCCGAAAATAAGGAAGTCATCAATGCTATTTTTAGACCCTTTCACAGCATTAAAGGGGTTGCCGGCTTTCTAAACTTGAAGGATATTCACGAACTCAGCCATGAAGTTGAAAATCTGCTAGATGGTGCCCGATCGGGAAACTTTCCTGTCACTGAGTCAGTCATAGATATTGTTCTTCAAGCCGTGGATATACTCAAAGAACAGTTGACAACCCTCGAGGCTGGTCTGGCAAAAGGGGAAATAACCGTTCAGGGGGATGCTAGAGTAAGTAAGTTCCTAAAATACGTAAGAAACTTTGACCCAACCCAGGCTAATCCTCCTATAAGAATCCCCAAAGTGGGTGAAATACTTGTTGAAAAAGGCGTTGTAGAAGAAGAAAAGATCGAAGAAGCGCTTCAAGAAGCTAGGCAAGAGGGCAAGAGAATTGGCGAAAAGCTTGTAGAAAAAGGTGCTGCAGCACCTAAGGACGTGGCACTTGCTATTAGAGAGCAGAAACAATTGAAAGAGTCTGTTGCTTCAATAAGAGTTGATACTCATAAGCTCGATAACCTCGTGGATATGATTGGTGAGCTGGTTATTGCTCAATCTATGGTGCTTCAGAATCCGGAGGTTCAGAAGATAAAGGATCAAAAATTCCAGAAAGACATCGTTCAACTCCGACGTATTACCGGTGAGCTTCAGCGCATAAGCACATCTCTTAGAATGGTGCCCATAAAGGCAACGTTTCAAAAAATGATTCGCCTTGTAAGGGATCTTTCTAGAAAATCAGGAAAAGAAGTTGTCCTTCAAATGTCGGGAGAAGAGACCGAGATAGATCGTAACATGGTTGACCAGATTTATGAGCCTCTTGTTCATATGATACGTAATGCTGTGGATCATGGCATTGAACCGCCGGAGGAGCGAGTTAGGTCTGGAAAGCCACCGCATGGAACGATATTTTTATCAGCGGAACAGAAAGGTGGGAATATCGTCATTGATATCAGAGACGACGGCAAAGGATTAGACGCGGAAAAAATTCGAAAACGAGCGATTGAGCGAGGGCTTGTCCAGCCAGAAGATAAACTAGATGAAAGTGTTCTATTCGATTTAATCTTTCATCCCGGCTTTTCCACCAAAGATGAAGTAACCGATGTATCCGGTCGTGGAGTCGGGATGGATGTTGTAAAGCGCACAGTAGAGGAACTGCGGGGTAAAATAGAAATAAAAAGTAAACGCGGTGAAGGAACCCTCTTTCAGCTAAAACTGCCTCTCACAATGGCAATCATAGACGGAATGATTATCAAGGTGGGATCTGAACGTTATGTAGTTCCAACAGTTTCTTTGCAAGAATCGTTCCGCCCGTCTGTTGATGATTACAGAACGGTGCATGGCAAAGGTGAGATGATTAACGTTCGAGGCAAGCTCATGCCGCTTGTGAGGCTCCATGAACTTTTGGGGCTTGAACCACTTAACTACAATCCATGGGAGGCTCTGCTCCTTGTTGTTAGCGAAGATGGACGTGATTACTGTCTTCTGGCTGATGAAATTATTGGAAGACAGGAAGTAGTAATTAAAAGTCTTGGAAGTGCCTTAAAACATGTAATGGGGATTTCAGGTGGTGCGATTCTTGGCGACGGTAGAGTCGCTCTAATCATAGATGTAAAAGGCATCGTTACAGCTTTTGAAAGGGGAATCAGGTAA
- a CDS encoding protein phosphatase CheZ, giving the protein MGELIEIFATLEASCSTAGANYKKDDLLNQLDRLSFVSSNKGFKNLAQLAISVKSFVQWLDWDDPSSAEIKQLLQFAFATLRERLGSNGEKPAPEHLAEFYELTGIDPNAGYTAREGEKEENENVKIEAILESSPEYDEIKSEVSSLKVFVERAGGEIFDLSGDGFVSIRFPAKSSIISYLKRVFALSDPDEDILEKSNYVDPKLSWVVGKIKEFMFAFAHGNVIRAREILKELAENQCSNESLYDEIGKLARQLHDALKNLSRSLDPQLREFVEEKLPDSGDRLEHILKLTEHAANTTLDHVELLQNRKNEAETTLARMRTILKVLYPLGDNAKANLQEVMNLLDTLQVQLQADQEDLLKIMTAQDFQDLTGQIIIKIMRLLKDLELSLINLITSFGIPVSGRKKEKDKAPKEFLYGPAHEKKEDALKSQEDVDALLAEFGF; this is encoded by the coding sequence ATGGGAGAGCTAATAGAAATTTTTGCTACTTTAGAAGCGTCATGCTCGACTGCTGGAGCTAATTATAAAAAGGACGACTTATTAAACCAGCTTGATAGACTCTCTTTTGTATCGTCAAATAAGGGATTCAAGAATCTTGCCCAATTAGCTATTTCTGTAAAATCCTTTGTTCAATGGCTTGATTGGGACGATCCTTCTAGCGCTGAAATTAAACAGCTTTTGCAGTTCGCCTTTGCAACGCTTAGAGAAAGGCTGGGATCTAACGGCGAAAAGCCAGCCCCAGAACATCTGGCTGAATTTTACGAACTTACAGGTATCGATCCTAATGCTGGCTATACAGCCAGGGAAGGCGAAAAAGAAGAAAATGAAAATGTCAAAATCGAAGCCATACTAGAGTCTTCACCAGAGTACGATGAAATTAAGTCTGAAGTGTCGAGCCTTAAGGTTTTTGTAGAAAGAGCCGGGGGTGAAATATTTGACTTAAGTGGGGATGGCTTTGTTTCCATCCGATTCCCTGCCAAAAGTTCCATCATTTCATACCTTAAGCGTGTATTTGCCCTTTCTGACCCTGATGAAGATATTCTTGAAAAAAGCAATTATGTCGATCCAAAGTTGTCCTGGGTTGTAGGAAAAATCAAGGAATTTATGTTTGCCTTTGCTCATGGCAATGTTATTCGAGCAAGAGAAATTCTTAAGGAACTTGCAGAAAATCAGTGTTCGAATGAGAGTTTGTATGATGAAATAGGAAAATTAGCTAGACAGCTTCATGACGCTTTGAAAAATCTATCTCGGTCTTTAGATCCTCAGCTTAGAGAGTTTGTAGAAGAAAAGCTTCCAGATTCGGGAGATCGGTTGGAACATATTCTTAAGCTCACAGAGCACGCCGCTAACACAACCTTGGATCATGTGGAGTTGTTACAGAATCGTAAGAACGAAGCGGAAACCACCCTGGCTAGAATGAGGACCATCTTGAAAGTTCTTTATCCTCTTGGAGATAATGCTAAAGCGAATCTTCAAGAAGTTATGAACTTGCTAGATACTTTACAGGTTCAGCTTCAAGCAGATCAGGAAGATCTCCTAAAAATTATGACGGCTCAGGACTTTCAGGATCTGACCGGTCAGATCATTATAAAAATCATGCGTCTTCTGAAGGACTTAGAATTGAGCTTGATAAATCTCATCACAAGCTTTGGTATTCCCGTTTCTGGAAGAAAGAAAGAAAAGGATAAAGCTCCTAAAGAGTTTCTTTACGGACCTGCTCACGAAAAGAAAGAGGATGCTCTAAAATCCCAAGAAGACGTGGATGCTTTGCTTGCTGAATTCGGTTTTTGA
- a CDS encoding glycoside hydrolase family 3 N-terminal domain-containing protein, producing MSKLLKSTAGIRFWVGFNGTTWNDELRSLINEYQIGGLVLFRRNIVDSGQLSELISTIQSNALAHLGRKLFIAVDQEGGTVRRLPFLENPAPWLMVTTGKTPEERQMNISRSSSETAQVLRFHGINVNLAPVLDRVHNEKTHFLGTRSFGSDPAEVGLLGSLWIQIHRKQGVHSVAKHFPGLSRGLVDPHEKKLSVVWLSPSDMRADLQPFEAAIRAGVWGIMISHGIYPLWDPQWPGPLSTTVCREWLRKRLSFEGLVLSDDLDMKAISDHFSPEIIVERSTLAGIDCLLVCNDLEHFDRLYGALYRLVETNSFARDAHYESVCRIEQKFQRRLQ from the coding sequence ATGTCCAAACTTCTTAAAAGCACTGCTGGCATTCGTTTCTGGGTTGGTTTTAATGGAACGACCTGGAATGATGAACTTAGATCACTTATAAACGAATATCAGATTGGGGGCTTGGTTCTTTTCAGACGAAATATTGTGGATTCTGGACAGCTTTCCGAGCTTATATCGACCATCCAATCTAACGCATTAGCCCATTTAGGAAGAAAGCTTTTCATTGCGGTAGATCAGGAAGGGGGAACGGTAAGGCGACTTCCTTTTTTGGAAAATCCGGCCCCCTGGCTTATGGTAACAACCGGGAAAACTCCTGAAGAGCGGCAGATGAATATATCCCGATCGTCATCGGAAACGGCTCAAGTTCTTAGATTTCACGGTATTAACGTTAACCTTGCCCCCGTCCTTGATAGGGTCCACAACGAAAAAACCCATTTTCTTGGGACCCGCTCCTTCGGTAGCGACCCGGCTGAAGTTGGACTTTTGGGTTCTCTCTGGATTCAGATCCATAGGAAACAGGGCGTCCATTCAGTAGCTAAACATTTTCCCGGACTTTCCCGTGGTTTGGTTGATCCTCATGAGAAAAAGCTTTCTGTAGTATGGCTTTCTCCTTCAGATATGAGAGCCGATCTTCAACCCTTTGAAGCAGCTATCAGAGCTGGAGTGTGGGGCATAATGATTTCTCACGGAATATATCCACTCTGGGATCCTCAATGGCCAGGTCCTCTGTCAACTACTGTGTGTCGAGAATGGCTCCGAAAACGCCTTTCATTCGAAGGGCTTGTGTTAAGCGATGATCTGGATATGAAAGCCATTTCTGATCACTTCTCGCCAGAAATTATAGTTGAACGTTCGACTCTTGCAGGCATAGATTGCCTCCTTGTTTGTAATGATCTTGAACATTTTGACAGGCTTTATGGAGCTCTTTATCGCCTTGTTGAAACAAATTCTTTTGCAAGGGATGCTCATTACGAATCCGTATGCCGCATTGAGCAAAAGTTTCAGCGACGGTTGCAATAA